In the Elizabethkingia bruuniana genome, TGCAATTCCTGATGATGTAAATGTATTCTATTTTTTTAATCCTTTTGCACCACCTGTCTTAAAGGTTGTTTTGTACAATATTGAATTGTCTCTTATAAGAAACCCCAGAAAAATATTAATTCTGTATTTCAATGCAATGTATTTACCGATAGTTTTGGATAGTGGGTATAAAATCATTTATGCAGAAAAAACAGATCCTGTTGCCAGATACAAATACGGAAGTTTCGCACTTACAAACTAAGTATAAGGTGCCGGAATACTATAACTGAATATACATTAACTGATCTCCAGCATCTTCATCCATACTGGAAATAAATACAGCATGGCGTGTTTTTTCGATAAGCCCGTTGATAAAAAATGAAGTTTCGAAAAATTGACGGTGTATTCCAGGTAACAGGCTTTCAAAAAACTGAATTCCTATTGCGTTGTTGTGCAGGTCCATCTTGGTTTGTAAGGGCTCATTGGGAAAAAGCTCTTCATGAAAATCTGTGACTCTTTTGCACCAACGGATACACTTTTGGGGTGAAGATACCTTACAGCAATACATCAGAATCAGACAACACCATAAAGCATGTCTGAAGGCATTTCCTTTACCATCTGTACTATTGGTTCTCGGGAAATATTTTTTTGCAATAAGATATGCCCGAACAGTTGCGACAAAGGACAATATAGAAAAAATAGGGTTGCTTAAAGAGAGTTTAAGCAACCTTATAAATTTTTTAAATGTTAATTGTCTAAAAGTATTAATAAAAACTTTTAGGGTTTTCATTAACTTGTGTTTTAAGCGTTAACATTCATCAGTAGCCTCATTGATCTGGATACCGTATCTTTAATTTCGTTTCTTCTTACGATAAAATCTACAAAACCTTTTTCTAAAAGGAATTCAGATGTCTGGAAACCTTCAGGAAGATCTTTACCGATAGTCTCTCTGATAACTCTAGGACCAGCAAAACCGATAAGTGCACCAGGTTCAGCCATAATGATATCAGCAGTCATTGCAAAAGAAGCTGTAATACCACCAAAAGTAGGGTCTGTTAAATAAGCTACATATGGTAAGCCTTTGTCTGAAAGCTGAGCCAATTTAGCCTGAACTTTTGCTAACTGCATTAGTGAATAAGCCGC is a window encoding:
- a CDS encoding DUF6973 domain-containing protein, which translates into the protein MKTLKVFINTFRQLTFKKFIRLLKLSLSNPIFSILSFVATVRAYLIAKKYFPRTNSTDGKGNAFRHALWCCLILMYCCKVSSPQKCIRWCKRVTDFHEELFPNEPLQTKMDLHNNAIGIQFFESLLPGIHRQFFETSFFINGLIEKTRHAVFISSMDEDAGDQLMYIQL